The Gammaproteobacteria bacterium genome segment AAGATGAGACAGGAGCGTATTGCCCGGGTCGCATCGAAGGTTGATCCGATCCTGTAGTCGACAGATGAGTCTGTTCAGAAATCCGTGCTAAGGAGGTGCGAGATGACCATTCTTGATCCCAGATTGCTACGTGCTGCCGCGTTCGGCCTGGCGCTCGCCGTATCGCCGACGGTATTCGCCGACGACACCGCGCCACCCGCCGAACCGCAGGAAAAATCGGCGGCGACCGAGTCGGTGCAGCCGCAGGTCAACCAGCAGTCGGCGGAAACGGCCGAGGAAACTCGCAATAAGATTATTGCCGAGGCAACGACCGCTCTGGCCGAGACCAAAAAGGCCGTGAAGGCGCTCGACGAGAAGAATACCGAGGAGGCACTCGCGGCACTGGAGGAAACCACAGGCAAGCTGGAGCTTATCCTGGCTCGCGAGCCGAGTCTGGCACTGGCACCGGTTGACGTCGAGGTGGTGACCTACGATCTGCTGGCGAGCCCCGATACCGTCAAGGCGATGATTCATGACGCCGAAAACCTGCTCGAAGACGGTAACGTGCAAAAGGCCAGGCCGCTGGTGGCCAATCTGGCCAGTGAAATCGTGTTTCGTACGACCAGCATCCCACTGGCGACCTACCCGGATGCGATCAAGGCCATCACGCCGCTGATCGATGCGGGTAAGCTTGACGAGGCCAAGGCGGAGCTGCAGGCAGCCCTCAACACATTGGTGGTGACCACCGACGATGTCATTCCCTTGCCCACGCTGCGCGCCGAATGGCTGCTGAACAAGGCAGAAGCCCTGGCGGAGAACAAGGAGCGCACGGAGAAGGAGGACAAGACCATGGCGGACCTCCTTGCCGAGGCCCGCACGCAGCTGAAAATGGCCGAGTTACTGGGTTATGGCAGCAAGAAGTCATTCCAGCCCATGTACGAGCAGCTCGACCAGATCGAGGCGAAGTTTGCCGGCGGGAAAGGCGGCAAGGGATGGTTCGACAAGATCAAGGAGCAGCTTTCCGATCTGCTCTGACTCGTCCGAGCCGGTGAGAGCGCGGGCCGGGTCCCGAACCGGCCCGCCGATCGCCCGGGACTGGTTGATAGTTGATACTTCGTTCCCGAAAGGAGGAAAGGCATGTCGACACTACATCAATTGCGCGAGGGTCTGAACGAAGCCTGGGATTCCCTGGTCGACGGATGGCAACGGCTGTACCGGCACGCCGCGGGGGCGATAACGCGCTTCTATCCGGGAAGGGAAAAAGGCGGGACGGAATCTCCCGAAGAGCGCAGGGAGATCGCCGAGCGTAGTACCGGCTGGGGTGTCCTGGCCGCCGAGGTGTTCGATGACGACGACAATATCGTGGTCCGTCTCGAGGCTCCGGGCATGGAAAAGACCGACATCGACCTTCAGGTCCGTGACGGTTACCTGGTAATCAGCGGCGAGAAGCAGATACAGCGCGAGCGAACCCAGGGTCGCTACCATGTGACCGAGTGCGCTTACGGACGATTCGAAAGGGCGATTCCGCTACCCGAGGAAGTGGCGTCCGACAAGGCCAGCGCCAGCTACAGGAACGGTGTGCTACGGGTCGAACTCCCGAAAACAAAGTCCGGGCGCCGGCATGGCATCAAGGTCGAAGTGCGCTGACGAGTGACAATGGAGGCTGCCATGAAAAACAGCCCGGTCATCGGAATTCTGTTTCTTGTGTCGTCATCTCTTGCGTGGCCCGCCCACGCGCTCGATGGTGGCGTCGAGAGCCTGCGCCAGACCAGCAAGGCCTTCGCGTCGGTGGCGCGGTCGGTCTCGCCTGCGGCACCTACATAGGCGTGGGTTTCGCGATTCCCAGCAATCTGGCAAGGGCGATCGCCAATCAGTCGATCGAGCAGGGTGAGGTCACGCGTGGCTACCTAGGGATCGTGATCCAGCAGCTTACCCCGGATCTCGCCAAGTCTTTCGACATGGAACCGGGACAGGGAATCCTCGTCGCGCAAGTCGCCGAGGATTCGCCGGCAGACAAGGCCGGGTCGATCATCCTGCAGGTCAATCACGAGGAGATCGGGGACGCTGCGGCATTCACTCGGGAAGTGGCCAGGGCGGATCGCAAGAAGCGCATTCTGCTGCTGGTTCGAGAGGACGGTATGCAGCGATTTGTCGCGTTACAGTGATGGTGTCCGTCAGTCGCTAAGGCGATATCGATGCATGGCGGCGGTTTCGCCACCGTGCATCGAAGCGGATCGACGCCTCCCCGGATGGTAGGATGCAGGCGTATCCGCTGTGGCCCATGCCGCGAGGGATGCGCAGTCTAAAAAAAAGGAAGTTCTCTGATGCAAGTTGAATCAGATCCGATCCTTCGCCGCCTGCGCTGGTTTACCTGGATCGTCGTACTGATCTTTGTCGTCTGGCAGTTTCTACCCTGGATCGAACGATATCTGGTCGGCCTGACGGCCGAACCACGTACCGTAGTGGCGCGTGGAGAACTGGCTGGGGACGAACGGGCTACCATCGAAATCTTCGCACGCACCAGTCCTTCCGTGGTGTACATCAGCACGAGTCAGCGGGTACTCGACTACTGGACTCGAAACAGCATCAGTGTTCCCACGGGAACCGGTTCCGGTTTTATCTGGGATGAACTGGGGCATGTTGTGACCAATGAGCATGTGATCGAGGGGGCATCCGAGGCTGTCGTGCGGCTCAATGACGGACGCAGTTACCCCGCGGTACTCGTCGGCTCCAGCCCGGCACACGACCTTGCGGTACTGAGAATCAACGTGGCTTTCGATAGTCCGCCACCCGTACCTCTGGGCACGAGTCGTGATCTCAAGGTGGGGCAGAAGGTCTTTGCTATCGGGAATCCCTTCGGTCTCGACCACACCCTGACCAGCGGCCTGGTTTCGGCCCTGGACCGTTCCCTGTCGGGAGACGATGGCACGACGATCGAGCACCTCATCCAGACCGACGCCGCGATCAATCCGGGCAATTCCGGCGGACCGCTACTCGATAGCGCGGGACATCTGATCGGGATCAATACGGCCATCTACAGCCCCTCGGGGGCCTACGCCGGCATCGGATTCGCCGTGCCGGTGGATACGGTCAACCGGGTGATTCCCGAGTTGATCGCGAGGGGCAGGTATATTCGTCCCAGTCTGGGTGTCGGTATGGATGCGGATATCAACCGCGTGCTGACCAGGGAACTCGGGGTCCAGGGTGTGCTCGTACTGAAGGTCGAGCCGGGGTCGAGCGCCGCATCTGCCGGCCTGCGTGGCACCAGGATCGACCGTCGTGGCGATATCATTCCCGGAGACGTCATCCTCGAACTCGACGATGATCCCGTGGACTCGGTTCCATCGCTGTTGGCTCGGATGGATGAATATCGAATCGGGGATCGCGTCACTCTGCGGATCTGGCGCGCGGGACAGGAAATGGAGGTGGACCTGACGCTACAGGAAGAAACCTGACTGTTTGCGGCGCGGCGCCAGGATTGAATAGACGACGAATCTCCGCGATGGGATTGGCCTCCGGTCTGTCGCGAATGAAATTAGCCATCCCCGTCCTCGTGTTTCGACATTTTTATGGCCTCCACGGTGTCTTTGGAGGATGTGGTGGCACCGGTGATCCCAGCGGTCAGCGTGAAGCGCATGGCTTCTTCCATGTTCATTTTCAGGGGGCGAACCGCGCTGCGAGGCATCAGCACTGCATAACCGCCGATCATGTAACTCATGGGCAGATAGACCAGTATGCTGTCCGGTTCGCGGAAATCCTCCGGGAGGCGCTCGGGAATCGCCTGGGTAACGAACCCGATCACTTGCATACCGGTGTCCCCGATGGAGACCGCGACCACCTGTTCGAACTCTTTTTTGCTGCCTGGGGAGAAATAGTTGAAGAAATCACGGATCGCCCGGTAGACCGACTTGATCAGCGGCATGTGGAATAGAACTTCTTCCGCCCAGGCAAACAATACCTGAAAGACGTACGCATGCATCAGCAGTCCGACCACAAAGACTACGATCACGCCCGCGATAAGACCCATTCCCGGCCAGTAGAGTGCTTTCGGGAGCACGAGCTGGATCATGCCACCCAGCACGGACTCTGCCGAAACCGCCAGCCAGTACAGGAGATAGAGTGTGAGTGCGACCGGCAGGATAGTTACCAGACCGGTCAGGATGTATCTGCTTATGAATCTCACTCGTGTGTTTCCTCTGAACTAGGGAACCGGGACGGCGCGAGGATGTCCCCTATCCAGGGGATAGACGCGTTGCTTCTTTGCCGACTTGGCGTCCAGCGTAGCCCAATGGCCGAACAGAATCCTCATTTCACTGCAGTGGCTTCTCGCCACGCATGTGCGCAAAGAAATCCTCGTAGTCGAGGTTCTGCAGCACCGCCTCCAGCTCGCGGGCATAACTGCGGGCCTGTTCCGGATCCCATTGGGCGGGAGTCCGGCATGCATCATGGCGTATCCCAGCCTGGAGTCCTGGTGCAGCAACGGCTGGTGTCGCAGCCAGAACAACAGCGCCTCACCGTCCGGGGCATTCAATATCTCGGCGATCGTATCTTTCTTCCGGACCTTGACCGCGCCTGCGGCCGCGGCAGATCGTCGAAGCATCCCTGCACATCGCCAATGGTATCGGTGAACCGGCGGACGCCTTCCGGTTCCGGCACTGCTGCGGACGGCTTCACCGCCAATTTGTGAACAATCGATGTCTTCCCCCATCCCGACGAGCCACGACGTCGGTTTCGGCAGGTATTAGGCGAGAGTGCGGGCCGGGGCATTCCGTCTCGTCGCGTCGCCGGGTAGAACATGTCTGCCGGACAGAACACGCGCCGCGTCGAGTGTCTGAGTCGGTCGAGGGCTGGAACGGTGCTCGCGAGGAGAATTGGCCGAGTTGCTACTGCATTGCCCGAAGCTTCGAGTCCGTCACGGACCACCATCGAGACGGCTTACCGGGTGCGGCATCGGCGCTGCCGCAGAATTACTTGACGAGGTTCGGTACGATCATCCACTCGACGCTCCAGCGACCTTCGTGCTCTGTCAGGGAGACGACACCCGCGTACTGAAACCGGACCACTTCGCAGTCGGGATCTCCTGCGACCAGAAGTCCCGCCAGCCTGCTGAGGAAGGGAAGATGGCCCACGATCATGACGCTGTCGTCGATCTGTCTGAGCGATTCTGCCGCCTGGTGAACGTCATCTTTCGGCTTAAGTCCAGGGACCGCCACGACGCCTCGCGGTGGGAAAAGGCGTTCGGCGAGTATGGACGCGGTTTGCTCGGCGCGCCGCTTCCCGCTGTGACGGATCTCGCCGACCTCGACGTCAGTCGATTGCAGCCACCTCGCCATGCGTTCGGCAGCGTCCGTTCCGGCCTCGGTGAGACCCCGTTCCGGATCTTCCGCTTCGCTCTTCGCCTGGCCGTGTTGTACGAGCAATAGGTTCATGATGCGATCCAACGCGCAATGTTAGTCGGGCACACGAGTCGCGCCCGGCGCCGATGCTGCTGGCACATACCCAGAAAATAGCAGAGATTTCGGATCTTCGAGGCAGAGTTTACCTGACATTCATCCTGCTGCCCGCCGCGGGTTTGACGATGCCCGGGAAATTGTTCCACCGCCAGTCGTATACTGGCATCGTATGTTTGGTTTGGGGGAATCGATATGCACCCGGTACTGATCATCATTCCGGCGGCGGCCTTGATCTTCGGACCGAGACTCTGGGTCCGGCAGGTTCTCAATCGCCACAACAAGAGCGACGCATCGATCTCGTTGACGGGTGCCGAACTGGTGCGGGAACTGCTGGACCGCCATGGTCTGAATGCGGTGCGCATCGAGGTGACGGACATCGGCGATC includes the following:
- a CDS encoding YfdX family protein, with the protein product MTILDPRLLRAAAFGLALAVSPTVFADDTAPPAEPQEKSAATESVQPQVNQQSAETAEETRNKIIAEATTALAETKKAVKALDEKNTEEALAALEETTGKLELILAREPSLALAPVDVEVVTYDLLASPDTVKAMIHDAENLLEDGNVQKARPLVANLASEIVFRTTSIPLATYPDAIKAITPLIDAGKLDEAKAELQAALNTLVVTTDDVIPLPTLRAEWLLNKAEALAENKERTEKEDKTMADLLAEARTQLKMAELLGYGSKKSFQPMYEQLDQIEAKFAGGKGGKGWFDKIKEQLSDLL
- a CDS encoding Hsp20/alpha crystallin family protein, with translation MSTLHQLREGLNEAWDSLVDGWQRLYRHAAGAITRFYPGREKGGTESPEERREIAERSTGWGVLAAEVFDDDDNIVVRLEAPGMEKTDIDLQVRDGYLVISGEKQIQRERTQGRYHVTECAYGRFERAIPLPEEVASDKASASYRNGVLRVELPKTKSGRRHGIKVEVR
- a CDS encoding trypsin-like peptidase domain-containing protein; protein product: MQVESDPILRRLRWFTWIVVLIFVVWQFLPWIERYLVGLTAEPRTVVARGELAGDERATIEIFARTSPSVVYISTSQRVLDYWTRNSISVPTGTGSGFIWDELGHVVTNEHVIEGASEAVVRLNDGRSYPAVLVGSSPAHDLAVLRINVAFDSPPPVPLGTSRDLKVGQKVFAIGNPFGLDHTLTSGLVSALDRSLSGDDGTTIEHLIQTDAAINPGNSGGPLLDSAGHLIGINTAIYSPSGAYAGIGFAVPVDTVNRVIPELIARGRYIRPSLGVGMDADINRVLTRELGVQGVLVLKVEPGSSAASAGLRGTRIDRRGDIIPGDVILELDDDPVDSVPSLLARMDEYRIGDRVTLRIWRAGQEMEVDLTLQEET
- a CDS encoding DUF502 domain-containing protein; this encodes MRFISRYILTGLVTILPVALTLYLLYWLAVSAESVLGGMIQLVLPKALYWPGMGLIAGVIVVFVVGLLMHAYVFQVLFAWAEEVLFHMPLIKSVYRAIRDFFNYFSPGSKKEFEQVVAVSIGDTGMQVIGFVTQAIPERLPEDFREPDSILVYLPMSYMIGGYAVLMPRSAVRPLKMNMEEAMRFTLTAGITGATTSSKDTVEAIKMSKHEDGDG
- the sixA gene encoding phosphohistidine phosphatase SixA — protein: MNLLLVQHGQAKSEAEDPERGLTEAGTDAAERMARWLQSTDVEVGEIRHSGKRRAEQTASILAERLFPPRGVVAVPGLKPKDDVHQAAESLRQIDDSVMIVGHLPFLSRLAGLLVAGDPDCEVVRFQYAGVVSLTEHEGRWSVEWMIVPNLVK